A genomic segment from Nicotiana tabacum cultivar K326 chromosome 7, ASM71507v2, whole genome shotgun sequence encodes:
- the LOC142182619 gene encoding uncharacterized protein LOC142182619 has protein sequence MDKDMDATLWVHQNMIKLGKMFGVDFQGHEEEALELLMQIDSCRQVRKVETELEVKKQRFKGSLELKGVYAPNCRIERKIVWREIGAVKGLMEGPWAVCGDFNVTRYPSEKRECLRRSKAMVEFSDFIEDMELIDLRLEGGYYTWFKGDNHTAASRIDRFLISEEWDESFRNIKQTIQQRLISDHSPVALYCGAWEQAKSYFKFENWWLNVEGFDDRIRDWWTSFEFSGRPDYILACKLKALKGKLKEWSRVYEGNLGLQKSKLLSQLAGFETTQQLRALTEEESVRKAATLMEIEEQLKNEEIVWRQKSRALWLKEGDRNTKFFHRTANAHKRNNNIDQLMI, from the exons GCAACACTATGGGTCCATCAAAATATGATCAAATTGGGGAAAAtgtttggagtagattttcaAGGCCATGAAGAAGAAGCATTGGAGTTGTTAATGCAAATTGACAGTTGTAGACAGGTTAGAAAGGTGGAGACAGAGTTGGAGGTGAAGAAACAAAGATTCAAAGGATCACTGGAATTAAAAG GAGTGTATGCTCCAAATTGTAGAATAGAAAGGAAAATAGTATGGAGAGAAATTGGTGCAGTGAAGGGATTGATGGAAGGTCCCTGggcggtttgtggcgattttaaCGTTACAAGGTACCCTTCTGAAAAACGGGAATGTTTAAGGAGGTCCAAAGCGATGGTGGAATTCTCGGATTTTATAGAAGATATGGAGTTGATAGATCTACGACTTGAAGGAGGCTACTATACTTGGTTCAAAGGGGACAATCATACAGCCGCTTCAAGAATCGATAGatttctcatttcagaagaatgGGATGAAAGCTTCAGAAACATCAAGCAAACTATCCAACAAAGGTTGATTTCGGACCATTCACCTGTGGCTCTATACTGTGGTGCGTGGGAACAAGCTAAATCatactttaagtttgaaaattggtGGCTGAATGTGGAAGGTTTTGATGACAGAATTAGAGACTGGTGGACATCTTTTGAATTCTCAGGAAGACCAGATTACATTTTAGCTTGCAAGTTAAAAGCTCTCAAGGGCAAGCTAAAAGAATGGAGCAGAGTTTATGAAGGTAATTTGGGACTGCAAAAATCAAAATTGCTAAGTCAACTAGCAGGTTTTGAGACAACACAACAACTAAGAGCGCTGACAGAGGAGGAATCAGTGAGGAAAGCAGCTACTCTAATGGAGATTGAGGAACAACTCAAGAATGAAGAAATTGTATGGAGACAAAAATCAAGAGCTCTGTGGCTCAAAGAAGGGGACAGGAATACAAAATTTTTCCATCGTACTGCAAATGCACACAAGAGAAACAACAACATTGATCAACTAATGATTTGA